The proteins below are encoded in one region of Homo sapiens chromosome 2, GRCh38.p14 Primary Assembly:
- the BCL11A gene encoding BCL11 transcription factor A isoform 15 (isoform 15 is encoded by transcript variant 19), giving the protein MNFPLGDILIFIEHKRKQCNGSLCLEKAVDKPPSPSPIEMKKASNPVEVGIQVTPEDDDCLSTSSRGICPKQEHIADKLLHWRGLSSPRSAHGALIPTPGMSAEYAPQGICKDEPSSYTCTTCKQPFTSAWFLLQHAQNTHGLRIYLESEHGSPLTPRVGIPSGLGAECPSQPPLHGIHIADNNPFNLLRIPGSVSREASGLAEGRFPPTPPLFSPPPRHHLDPHRIERLGAEEMALATHHPSAFDRVLRLNPMAMEPPAMDFSRRLRELAGNTSSPPLSPGRPSPMQRLLQPFQPGSKPPFLATPPLPPLQSAPPPSQPPVKSKSCEFCGKTFKFQSNLVVHRRSHTGEKPYKCNLCDHACTQASKLKRHMKTHMHKSSPMTVKSDDGLSTASSPEPGTSDLVGSASSALKSVVAKFKSENDPNLIPENGDEEEEEDDEEEEEEEEEEEEELTESERVDYGFGLSLEAARHHENSSRGAVVGVGDESRALPDVMQGMVLSSMQHFSEAFHQVLGEKHKRGHLAEAEGHRDTCDEDSVAGESDRIDDGTVNGRGCSPGESASGGLSKKLLLGSPSSLSPFSKRIKLEKEFDLPPAAMPNTENVYSQWLAGYAASRQLKDPFLSFGDSRQSPFASSSEHSSENGSLRFSTPPGELDGGISGRSGTGSGGSTPHISGPGPGRPSSKEGRRSDTCEYCGKVFKNCSNLTVHRRSHTGERPYKCELCNYACAQSSKLTRHMKTHGQVGKDVYKCEICKMPFSVYSTLEKHMKKWHSDRVLNNDIKTE; this is encoded by the exons ATAAACTTCTGCACTGGAGGGGCCTCTCCTCCCCTCGTTCTGCACATGGAGCTCTAATCCCCACGCCTGGGATGAGTGCAGAATATGCCCCGCAGGGTATTT GTAAAGATGAGCCCAGCAGCTACACATGTACAACTTGCAAACAGCCATTCACCAGTGCATGGTTTCTCTTGCAACACGCACAGAACACTCATGGATTAAGAATCTACTTAGAAAGCGAACACGGAAGTCCCCTGACCCCGCGGGTTGGTATCCCTTCAGGACTAGGTGCAGAATGTCCTTCCCAGCCACCTCTCCATGGGATTCATATTGCAGACAATAACCCCTTTAACCTGCTAAGAATACCAGGATCAGTATCGAGAGAGGCTTCCGGCCTGGCAGAAGGGCGCTTTCCACCCACTCCCCCCCTGTTTAGTCCACCACCGAGACATCACTTGGACCCCCACCGCATAGAGCGCCTGGGGGCGGAAGAGATGGCCCTGGCCACCCATCACCCGAGTGCCTTTGACAGGGTGCTGCGGTTGAATCCAATGGCTATGGAGCCTCCCGCCATGGATTTCTCTAGGAGACTTAGAGAGCTGGCAGGGAACACGTCTAGCCCACCGCTGTCCCCAGGCCGGCCCAGCCCTATGCAAAGGTTACTGCAACCATTCCAGCCAGGTAGCAAGCCGCCCTTCCTGGCGACGCcccccctccctcctctgcaatccgcccctcctccctcccagcccccgGTCAAGTCCAAGTCATGCGAGTTCTGCGGCAAGACGTTCAAATTTCAGAGCAACCTGGTGGTGCACCGGCGCAGCCACACGGGCGAGAAGCCCTACAAGTGCAACCTGTGCGACCACGCGTGCACCCAGGCCAGCAAGCTGAAGCGCCACATGAAGACGCACATGCACAAATCGTCCCCCATGACGGTCAAGTCCGACGACGGTCTCTCCACCGCCAGCTCCCCGGAACCCGGCACCAGCGACTTGGTGGGCAGCGCCAGCAGCGCGCTCAAGTCCGTGGTGGCCAAGTTCAAGAGCGAGAACGACCCCAACCTGATCCCGGAGAACGGGGacgaggaggaagaggaggacgacgaggaagaggaagaagaggaggaagaggaggaggaggagctgacGGAGAGCGAGAGGGTGGACTACGGCTTCGGGCTGAGCCTGGAGGCGGCGCGCCACCACGAGAACAGCTCGCGGGGCGCGGTCGTGGGCGTGGGCGACGAGAGCCGCGCCCTGCCCGACGTCATGCAGGGCATGGTGCTCAGCTCCATGCAGCACTTCAGCGAGGCCTTCCACCAGGTCCTGGGCGAGAAGCATAAGCGCGGCCACCTGGCCGAGGCCGAGGGCCACAGGGACACTTGCGACGAAGACTCGGTGGCCGGCGAGTCGGACCGCATAGACGATGGCACTGTTAATGGCCGCGGCTGCTCCCCGGGCGAGTCGGCCTCGGGGGGCCTGTCCAAAAAGCTGCTGCTGGGCAGCCCCAGCTCGCTGAGCCCCTTCTCTAAGCGCATCAAGCTCGAGAAGGAGTTCGACCTGCCCCCGGCCGCGATGCCCAACACGGAGAACGTGTACTCGCAGTGGCTCGCCGGCTACGCGGCCTCCAGGCAGCTCAAAGATCCCTTCCTTAGCTTCGGAGACTCCAGACAATCGCCTTTTGCCTCCTCGTCGGAGCACTCCTCGGAGAACGGGAGTTTGCGCTTCTCCACACCGCCCGGGGAGCTGGACGGAGGGATCTCGGGGCGCAGCGGCACGGGAAGTGGAGGGAGCACGCCCCATATTAGTGGTCCGGGCCCGGGCAGGCCCAGCTCAAAAGAGGGCAGACGCAGCGACACTTGTGAGTACTGTGGGAAAGTCTTCAAGAACTGTAGCAATCTCACTGTCCACAGGAGAAGCCACACGGGCGAAAGGCCTTATAAATGCGAGCTGTGCAACTATGCCTGTGCCCAGAGTAGCAAGCTCACCAGGCACATGAAAACGCATGGCCAGGTGGGGAAGGACGTTTACAAATGTGAAATTTGTAAGATGCCTTTTAGCGTGTACAGTACCCtggagaaacacatgaaaaaatggcaCAGTGATCGAGTGTTGAATAATGATATAAAAACTGAATAG
- the BCL11A gene encoding BCL11 transcription factor A isoform 19 (isoform 19 is encoded by transcript variant 30): MSAEYAPQGICKDEPSSYTCTTCKQPFTSAWFLLQHAQNTHGLRIYLESEHGSPLTPRVGIPSGLGAECPSQPPLHGIHIADNNPFNLLRIPGSVSREASGLAEGRFPPTPPLFSPPPRHHLDPHRIERLGAEEMALATHHPSAFDRVLRLNPMAMEPPAMDFSRRLRELAGNTSSPPLSPGRPSPMQRLLQPFQPGSKPPFLATPPLPPLQSAPPPSQPPVKSKSCEFCGKTFKFQSNLVVHRRSHTGEKPYKCNLCDHACTQASKLKRHMKTHMHKSSPMTVKSDDGLSTASSPEPGTSDLVGSASSALKSVVAKFKSENDPNLIPENGDEEEEEDDEEEEEEEEEEEEELTESERVDYGFGLSLEAARHHENSSRGAVVGVGDESRALPDVMQGMVLSSMQHFSEAFHQVLGEKHKRGHLAEAEGHRDTCDEDSVAGESDRIDDGTVNGRGCSPGESASGGLSKKLLLGSPSSLSPFSKRIKLEKEFDLPPAAMPNTENVYSQWLAGYAASRQLKDPFLSFGDSRQSPFASSSEHSSENGSLRFSTPPGELDGGISGRSGTGSGGSTPHISGPGPGRPSSKEGRRSDTCEYCGKVFKNCSNLTVHRRSHTGERPYKCELCNYACAQSSKLTRHMKTHGQVGKDVYKCEICKMPFSVYSTLEKHMKKWHSDRVLNNDIKTE; encoded by the exons ATGAGTGCAGAATATGCCCCGCAGGGTATTT GTAAAGATGAGCCCAGCAGCTACACATGTACAACTTGCAAACAGCCATTCACCAGTGCATGGTTTCTCTTGCAACACGCACAGAACACTCATGGATTAAGAATCTACTTAGAAAGCGAACACGGAAGTCCCCTGACCCCGCGGGTTGGTATCCCTTCAGGACTAGGTGCAGAATGTCCTTCCCAGCCACCTCTCCATGGGATTCATATTGCAGACAATAACCCCTTTAACCTGCTAAGAATACCAGGATCAGTATCGAGAGAGGCTTCCGGCCTGGCAGAAGGGCGCTTTCCACCCACTCCCCCCCTGTTTAGTCCACCACCGAGACATCACTTGGACCCCCACCGCATAGAGCGCCTGGGGGCGGAAGAGATGGCCCTGGCCACCCATCACCCGAGTGCCTTTGACAGGGTGCTGCGGTTGAATCCAATGGCTATGGAGCCTCCCGCCATGGATTTCTCTAGGAGACTTAGAGAGCTGGCAGGGAACACGTCTAGCCCACCGCTGTCCCCAGGCCGGCCCAGCCCTATGCAAAGGTTACTGCAACCATTCCAGCCAGGTAGCAAGCCGCCCTTCCTGGCGACGCcccccctccctcctctgcaatccgcccctcctccctcccagcccccgGTCAAGTCCAAGTCATGCGAGTTCTGCGGCAAGACGTTCAAATTTCAGAGCAACCTGGTGGTGCACCGGCGCAGCCACACGGGCGAGAAGCCCTACAAGTGCAACCTGTGCGACCACGCGTGCACCCAGGCCAGCAAGCTGAAGCGCCACATGAAGACGCACATGCACAAATCGTCCCCCATGACGGTCAAGTCCGACGACGGTCTCTCCACCGCCAGCTCCCCGGAACCCGGCACCAGCGACTTGGTGGGCAGCGCCAGCAGCGCGCTCAAGTCCGTGGTGGCCAAGTTCAAGAGCGAGAACGACCCCAACCTGATCCCGGAGAACGGGGacgaggaggaagaggaggacgacgaggaagaggaagaagaggaggaagaggaggaggaggagctgacGGAGAGCGAGAGGGTGGACTACGGCTTCGGGCTGAGCCTGGAGGCGGCGCGCCACCACGAGAACAGCTCGCGGGGCGCGGTCGTGGGCGTGGGCGACGAGAGCCGCGCCCTGCCCGACGTCATGCAGGGCATGGTGCTCAGCTCCATGCAGCACTTCAGCGAGGCCTTCCACCAGGTCCTGGGCGAGAAGCATAAGCGCGGCCACCTGGCCGAGGCCGAGGGCCACAGGGACACTTGCGACGAAGACTCGGTGGCCGGCGAGTCGGACCGCATAGACGATGGCACTGTTAATGGCCGCGGCTGCTCCCCGGGCGAGTCGGCCTCGGGGGGCCTGTCCAAAAAGCTGCTGCTGGGCAGCCCCAGCTCGCTGAGCCCCTTCTCTAAGCGCATCAAGCTCGAGAAGGAGTTCGACCTGCCCCCGGCCGCGATGCCCAACACGGAGAACGTGTACTCGCAGTGGCTCGCCGGCTACGCGGCCTCCAGGCAGCTCAAAGATCCCTTCCTTAGCTTCGGAGACTCCAGACAATCGCCTTTTGCCTCCTCGTCGGAGCACTCCTCGGAGAACGGGAGTTTGCGCTTCTCCACACCGCCCGGGGAGCTGGACGGAGGGATCTCGGGGCGCAGCGGCACGGGAAGTGGAGGGAGCACGCCCCATATTAGTGGTCCGGGCCCGGGCAGGCCCAGCTCAAAAGAGGGCAGACGCAGCGACACTTGTGAGTACTGTGGGAAAGTCTTCAAGAACTGTAGCAATCTCACTGTCCACAGGAGAAGCCACACGGGCGAAAGGCCTTATAAATGCGAGCTGTGCAACTATGCCTGTGCCCAGAGTAGCAAGCTCACCAGGCACATGAAAACGCATGGCCAGGTGGGGAAGGACGTTTACAAATGTGAAATTTGTAAGATGCCTTTTAGCGTGTACAGTACCCtggagaaacacatgaaaaaatggcaCAGTGATCGAGTGTTGAATAATGATATAAAAACTGAATAG
- the BCL11A gene encoding BCL11 transcription factor A isoform 17 (isoform 17 is encoded by transcript variant 24) produces the protein MEAEKYSEWPFLPHLLLDKLLHWRGLSSPRSAHGALIPTPGMSAEYAPQGICKDEPSSYTCTTCKQPFTSAWFLLQHAQNTHGLRIYLESEHGSPLTPRVGIPSGLGAECPSQPPLHGIHIADNNPFNLLRIPGSVSREASGLAEGRFPPTPPLFSPPPRHHLDPHRIERLGAEEMALATHHPSAFDRVLRLNPMAMEPPAMDFSRRLRELAGNTSSPPLSPGRPSPMQRLLQPFQPGSKPPFLATPPLPPLQSAPPPSQPPVKSKSCEFCGKTFKFQSNLVVHRRSHTGEKPYKCNLCDHACTQASKLKRHMKTHMHKSSPMTVKSDDGLSTASSPEPGTSDLVGSASSALKSVVAKFKSENDPNLIPENGDEEEEEDDEEEEEEEEEEEEELTESERVDYGFGLSLEAARHHENSSRGAVVGVGDESRALPDVMQGMVLSSMQHFSEAFHQVLGEKHKRGHLAEAEGHRDTCDEDSVAGESDRIDDGTVNGRGCSPGESASGGLSKKLLLGSPSSLSPFSKRIKLEKEFDLPPAAMPNTENVYSQWLAGYAASRQLKDPFLSFGDSRQSPFASSSEHSSENGSLRFSTPPGELDGGISGRSGTGSGGSTPHISGPGPGRPSSKEGRRSDTCEYCGKVFKNCSNLTVHRRSHTGERPYKCELCNYACAQSSKLTRHMKTHGQVGKDVYKCEICKMPFSVYSTLEKHMKKWHSDRVLNNDIKTE, from the exons ATAAACTTCTGCACTGGAGGGGCCTCTCCTCCCCTCGTTCTGCACATGGAGCTCTAATCCCCACGCCTGGGATGAGTGCAGAATATGCCCCGCAGGGTATTT GTAAAGATGAGCCCAGCAGCTACACATGTACAACTTGCAAACAGCCATTCACCAGTGCATGGTTTCTCTTGCAACACGCACAGAACACTCATGGATTAAGAATCTACTTAGAAAGCGAACACGGAAGTCCCCTGACCCCGCGGGTTGGTATCCCTTCAGGACTAGGTGCAGAATGTCCTTCCCAGCCACCTCTCCATGGGATTCATATTGCAGACAATAACCCCTTTAACCTGCTAAGAATACCAGGATCAGTATCGAGAGAGGCTTCCGGCCTGGCAGAAGGGCGCTTTCCACCCACTCCCCCCCTGTTTAGTCCACCACCGAGACATCACTTGGACCCCCACCGCATAGAGCGCCTGGGGGCGGAAGAGATGGCCCTGGCCACCCATCACCCGAGTGCCTTTGACAGGGTGCTGCGGTTGAATCCAATGGCTATGGAGCCTCCCGCCATGGATTTCTCTAGGAGACTTAGAGAGCTGGCAGGGAACACGTCTAGCCCACCGCTGTCCCCAGGCCGGCCCAGCCCTATGCAAAGGTTACTGCAACCATTCCAGCCAGGTAGCAAGCCGCCCTTCCTGGCGACGCcccccctccctcctctgcaatccgcccctcctccctcccagcccccgGTCAAGTCCAAGTCATGCGAGTTCTGCGGCAAGACGTTCAAATTTCAGAGCAACCTGGTGGTGCACCGGCGCAGCCACACGGGCGAGAAGCCCTACAAGTGCAACCTGTGCGACCACGCGTGCACCCAGGCCAGCAAGCTGAAGCGCCACATGAAGACGCACATGCACAAATCGTCCCCCATGACGGTCAAGTCCGACGACGGTCTCTCCACCGCCAGCTCCCCGGAACCCGGCACCAGCGACTTGGTGGGCAGCGCCAGCAGCGCGCTCAAGTCCGTGGTGGCCAAGTTCAAGAGCGAGAACGACCCCAACCTGATCCCGGAGAACGGGGacgaggaggaagaggaggacgacgaggaagaggaagaagaggaggaagaggaggaggaggagctgacGGAGAGCGAGAGGGTGGACTACGGCTTCGGGCTGAGCCTGGAGGCGGCGCGCCACCACGAGAACAGCTCGCGGGGCGCGGTCGTGGGCGTGGGCGACGAGAGCCGCGCCCTGCCCGACGTCATGCAGGGCATGGTGCTCAGCTCCATGCAGCACTTCAGCGAGGCCTTCCACCAGGTCCTGGGCGAGAAGCATAAGCGCGGCCACCTGGCCGAGGCCGAGGGCCACAGGGACACTTGCGACGAAGACTCGGTGGCCGGCGAGTCGGACCGCATAGACGATGGCACTGTTAATGGCCGCGGCTGCTCCCCGGGCGAGTCGGCCTCGGGGGGCCTGTCCAAAAAGCTGCTGCTGGGCAGCCCCAGCTCGCTGAGCCCCTTCTCTAAGCGCATCAAGCTCGAGAAGGAGTTCGACCTGCCCCCGGCCGCGATGCCCAACACGGAGAACGTGTACTCGCAGTGGCTCGCCGGCTACGCGGCCTCCAGGCAGCTCAAAGATCCCTTCCTTAGCTTCGGAGACTCCAGACAATCGCCTTTTGCCTCCTCGTCGGAGCACTCCTCGGAGAACGGGAGTTTGCGCTTCTCCACACCGCCCGGGGAGCTGGACGGAGGGATCTCGGGGCGCAGCGGCACGGGAAGTGGAGGGAGCACGCCCCATATTAGTGGTCCGGGCCCGGGCAGGCCCAGCTCAAAAGAGGGCAGACGCAGCGACACTTGTGAGTACTGTGGGAAAGTCTTCAAGAACTGTAGCAATCTCACTGTCCACAGGAGAAGCCACACGGGCGAAAGGCCTTATAAATGCGAGCTGTGCAACTATGCCTGTGCCCAGAGTAGCAAGCTCACCAGGCACATGAAAACGCATGGCCAGGTGGGGAAGGACGTTTACAAATGTGAAATTTGTAAGATGCCTTTTAGCGTGTACAGTACCCtggagaaacacatgaaaaaatggcaCAGTGATCGAGTGTTGAATAATGATATAAAAACTGAATAG
- the BCL11A gene encoding BCL11 transcription factor A isoform 12 (isoform 12 is encoded by transcript variant 12) yields MSAEYAPQGICKDEPSSYTCTTCKQPFTSAWFLLQHAQNTHGLRIYLESEHGSPLTPRSNLVVHRRSHTGEKPYKCNLCDHACTQASKLKRHMKTHMHKSSPMTVKSDDGLSTASSPEPGTSDLVGSASSALKSVVAKFKSENDPNLIPENGDEEEEEDDEEEEEEEEEEEEELTESERVDYGFGLSLEAARHHENSSRGAVVGVGDESRALPDVMQGMVLSSMQHFSEAFHQVLGEKHKRGHLAEAEGHRDTCDEDSVAGESDRIDDGTVNGRGCSPGESASGGLSKKLLLGSPSSLSPFSKRIKLEKEFDLPPAAMPNTENVYSQWLAGYAASRQLKDPFLSFGDSRQSPFASSSEHSSENGSLRFSTPPGELDGGISGRSGTGSGGSTPHISGPGPGRPSSKEGRRSDTCSSHTPIRRSTQRAQDVWQFSDGSSRALKF; encoded by the exons ATGAGTGCAGAATATGCCCCGCAGGGTATTT GTAAAGATGAGCCCAGCAGCTACACATGTACAACTTGCAAACAGCCATTCACCAGTGCATGGTTTCTCTTGCAACACGCACAGAACACTCATGGATTAAGAATCTACTTAGAAAGCGAACACGGAAGTCCCCTGACCCCGCGG AGCAACCTGGTGGTGCACCGGCGCAGCCACACGGGCGAGAAGCCCTACAAGTGCAACCTGTGCGACCACGCGTGCACCCAGGCCAGCAAGCTGAAGCGCCACATGAAGACGCACATGCACAAATCGTCCCCCATGACGGTCAAGTCCGACGACGGTCTCTCCACCGCCAGCTCCCCGGAACCCGGCACCAGCGACTTGGTGGGCAGCGCCAGCAGCGCGCTCAAGTCCGTGGTGGCCAAGTTCAAGAGCGAGAACGACCCCAACCTGATCCCGGAGAACGGGGacgaggaggaagaggaggacgacgaggaagaggaagaagaggaggaagaggaggaggaggagctgacGGAGAGCGAGAGGGTGGACTACGGCTTCGGGCTGAGCCTGGAGGCGGCGCGCCACCACGAGAACAGCTCGCGGGGCGCGGTCGTGGGCGTGGGCGACGAGAGCCGCGCCCTGCCCGACGTCATGCAGGGCATGGTGCTCAGCTCCATGCAGCACTTCAGCGAGGCCTTCCACCAGGTCCTGGGCGAGAAGCATAAGCGCGGCCACCTGGCCGAGGCCGAGGGCCACAGGGACACTTGCGACGAAGACTCGGTGGCCGGCGAGTCGGACCGCATAGACGATGGCACTGTTAATGGCCGCGGCTGCTCCCCGGGCGAGTCGGCCTCGGGGGGCCTGTCCAAAAAGCTGCTGCTGGGCAGCCCCAGCTCGCTGAGCCCCTTCTCTAAGCGCATCAAGCTCGAGAAGGAGTTCGACCTGCCCCCGGCCGCGATGCCCAACACGGAGAACGTGTACTCGCAGTGGCTCGCCGGCTACGCGGCCTCCAGGCAGCTCAAAGATCCCTTCCTTAGCTTCGGAGACTCCAGACAATCGCCTTTTGCCTCCTCGTCGGAGCACTCCTCGGAGAACGGGAGTTTGCGCTTCTCCACACCGCCCGGGGAGCTGGACGGAGGGATCTCGGGGCGCAGCGGCACGGGAAGTGGAGGGAGCACGCCCCATATTAGTGGTCCGGGCCCGGGCAGGCCCAGCTCAAAAGAGGGCAGACGCAGCGACACTT